One window from the genome of Populus alba chromosome 15, ASM523922v2, whole genome shotgun sequence encodes:
- the LOC118032773 gene encoding uncharacterized protein, which yields MDQENRKKRTRDELGVLSSDSPEVKLARVDSEANSPLLKPDRDELVEVREDFLSIFDESDEPVVQGLESVIKSFEEEIHVGVSVPDMSSDSGGSQTDLGYLLEASDDELGLPPTFAVGEEKDAAAVAVLSAEEEGPGTVGFVEMLGFEDEIPNYDSFEFGLVGNTEGNHNYCDNNGDFVALGGLFDYSDENSVPADISGFLWQPELSAL from the coding sequence ATGGATcaagaaaacagaaagaaacGAACCCGGGATGAGTTGGGCGTCCTGAGTTCCGATTCTCCCGAGGTTAAACTAGCTCGGGTTGACTCGGAGGCTAACTCGCCTCTTCTGAAACCTGACCGAGATGAACTGGTCGAGGTCCGTGAAGATTTTCTCAGCATCTTTGATGAATCGGATGAGCCAGTCGTTCAGGGGCTGGAGTCGGTTATAAAAAGTTTTGAAGAGGAGATCCACGTAGGGGTTTCGGTTCCGGATATGTCGTCAGATTCTGGTGGTTCGCAAACGGACCTTGGTTACCTCCTAGAGGCCTCGGATGACGAGCTTGGCTTGCCGCCGACGTTTGCTGTTGGCGAGGAGAAAGACGCCGCTGCGGTCGCCGTTTTGTCAGCGGAGGAGGAGGGACCTGGAACTGTTGGTTTTGTTGAGATGCTAGGGTTTGAGGATGAGATACCGAATTATGACTCATTTGAGTTTGGCCTCGTTGGTAACACGGAAGGAAATCATAATTATTGTGATAATAACGGTGATTTTGTGGCGTTAGGTGGGTTGTTTGATTATTCGGACGAGAACTCGGTACCGGCCGATATTTCTGGATTCCTGTGGCAGCCCGAGTTATCGGCTTTGTGA